A stretch of Salarias fasciatus chromosome 23, fSalaFa1.1, whole genome shotgun sequence DNA encodes these proteins:
- the LOC115381457 gene encoding tetratricopeptide repeat protein 39C-like, with protein sequence MAGPEQSQQQQQVEEKAEHIDDAEMALQGINMLLNNGFKESDELFRRYRTQSPLMSFGASFVSFLNAMMTFEEEKMQTACDDLRTTEKLCESDSAGVIETIRNKIKKSMDSQRSGVVVVDRLQRQIIVADCQVYLAVLSFVKQELSAYIKGGWILRKAWKMYNKCHSDISQLQEACQRRSSGNQESLSADNANHNAPVENGVTAEALDRLKGSVSFGYGLFHLCISMVPPHLLKIINLLGFPGDRLQGLSSLMYASESKDMKAPLATLALLWYHTVVLPFFALEGSDTHAGLLEAKAILQRKSVVYPNSSLFMFFKGRVQRLECHINSALACFHDALELASDQREIQHVCLYEIGWCSMIEMNFEDAYRAFERLKNESRWSQCYYAYLTGVCQGAAGDLDGASGVFKDVQKLFKRKNNQIEQFAVKRAERLRKMSPTRELCILGVIEVLYLWKALQNCSSSKLQIMNQVLQSLDEASCRGLKNLLLGAIHKCHGNMRDAIQSFQMAARDEYGRQINSYVPPYAVYELGCILLAKPETVGKGRSLLLQAKEDFTGYDFENRLHVRIHSALASLKEVVPQ encoded by the exons ATGGCGGGTCCCGAGcagtcccagcagcagcagcaggtagaggaGAAAGCCGAGCACATAGATGATGCCGAGATGGCTCTGCAAGGTATAAACATGCTGCTCAACAACGGATTCAAGGAAAGCGACGAGCTCTTCAGGAGATACAG GACTCAGAGTCCACTGATGAGCTTTGGCGCCAGCTTCGTCAGCTTCCTG AACGCCATGATGACCTTCGAGGAGGAAAAGATGCAGACGGCCTGTGACGACCTGAGGACCACGGAGAAGCTGTGCGAGAGTGACAGCGCCGGCGTGATCGAGACAATCAGAAACAAGATTAAAAAGAGT ATGGATTCCCAAAGGTCAGGAGTTGTTGTGGTGGACCGCCTACAGCGACAGATCATCGTCGCGGACTGCCAGGTGTACCTCGCTGTGCTCTCCTTCGTCAAACAGGAGCTGTCAG CATACATCAAAGGAGGCTGGATTCTGCGTAAGGCATGGAAAATGTACAACAAGTGCCACAGCGACATCAGCCAGCTGCAGGAGGCCTGTCAGCGCAGGTCCTCCGGCAACCAGGAGTCCCTCTCGGCCGACAACGCCAACCACAACGCGCCGGTGGAGAACGGCGTGACGGCCGAGGCCCTGGACCGGCTCAAGGGCTCCGTCAGCTTCGGCTACGGGCTCTTCCACCTCTGCATCTCCATGGTGCCGCCACACCTGCTCAAGATCATCAACCTCCTGGGTTTCCCGGGCGACCGCCTCCAGGGCCTCTCCTCCCTCATGTACGCCAGTGAGAGCAAGGATATGAAGGCGCCGCTCGCCAC GTTGGCCCTCTTGTGGTACCACACAGTAGTGCTGCCTTTCTTTGCTCTGGAAGGCTCCGACACACACGCAGGGCTGCTGGAGGCCAAAGCTATTCTGCAGAGGAAGTCGGTGGTCTATCCCAACTCGTCTCTCTTCATGTTCTTCAAAGGACGCGTGCAGAGGCTAGAG TGCCATATCAACAGTGCTTTGGCCTGTTTCCATGACGCACTAGAGCTCGCTTCAGACCAAAGAGAGATCCAGCACGTGTGTCTCTATGAGATTG GTTGGTGTAGCATGATCGAGATGAATTTCGAGGATGCATACCGGGCGTTCGAAAGGCTGAAGAACGAGTCTCGCTGGTCGCAGTGCTACTATGCTTACTTAACTGGCG TGTGTCAGGGTGCTGCAGGCGACCTGGACGGAGCCAGCGGAGTTTTCAAAGACGTGCAGAAGCTGTTCAAGAGGAAAAATAACCAGATCGAGCAGTTTGCAGTAAAAAGA GCTGAGCGGCTGAGGAAGATGTCGCCCACCAGAGAGCTATGCATCCTCGGAGTCATCGAGGTCCTTTATCTGTGGAAAGCACTTCAGAactgctcctcctccaaacTGCAGATCATGAATCAGG TGTTACAGAGTTTAGATGAAGCTTCTTGTAGAGGCCTGAAGAATCTCCTGCTGGGTGCCATTCACAAATGCCATGGAAATATGAGAGATGCCATTCAG TCTTTCCAGATGGCGGCCAGAGACGAGTACGGACGGCAGATCAACTCGTACGTTCCGCCGTATGCCGTCTATGAGCTGGGATGTATACTCCTCGCAAAGCCAGAG ACGGTAGGAAAAGGGAGATCATTGCTTCTGCAGGCAAAG GAGGATTTCACAGGCTACGACTTTGAGAATCGGCTTCACGTCCGCATCCATTCTGCCCTCGCCTCTTTGAAAGAAGTAGTGCCTCAGTGA
- the agxta gene encoding alanine--glyoxylate and serine--pyruvate aminotransferase a: MVVSDHSPCTPDLKKLDRNMSLSVPPPGCLQKPLVVPHRHMFGPGPSNVPPRILEAGAKPVIGHMHPETFQIMSDIKSGIQYMFQTRNKVTFAVSGTGHTAMECAIFNAVEPGDCVLTAVNGIWGERATEIAERIGARVNTIVAPPGGYFTNEDIEKALSKHRPAIFFLAQGESSTGVLHPLDGIGQLCHKYNSLFLVDAVASIGGAPLYMDQQEIDILYTGSQKVLNAPPGTAPISFSERACQKVFNRKTKPLSFFLDLSWLANYWGCDDKPSRIYHHTGPVTAYYSLRESLTVLSEEGLENSWKRHQDVAEYFHQGLESMGLKLFVKEKSTRLPTVTTIVAPHGYDWKEITAYIMKTHNLEISGGLGPSVGLVLRVGLMGGNSSKANVDMVLAAMRDALKHCHKSKV; encoded by the exons ATGGTGGTGTCTGATCACTCTCCCTGCACCCCCGATCTGAAGAAACTGGACA GAAACATGTCGCTGTCCGTGCCTCCACCGGGATGTCTGCAGAAACCCTTGGTGGTCCCTCATCGTCACATGTTTGGACCAGGACCTTCCAATGTTCCTCCACGCATCCTGGAGGCCGGGGCCAAGCCTGTCATCGGACACATGCATCCCGAGACCTTTCAG ATAATGAGTGACATCAAAAGTGGGATCCAGTACATGTTCCAGACCCGAAACAAAGTGACCTTTGCTGTGAGCGGCACTGGCCACACCGCCATGGAGTGTGCCATCTTCAATGCAGTGGAGCCCGGGGACTGTGTGCTCACAGCGGTGAACGGCATCTGGGGAGAGCGAGCCACGGAAATAGCCGAGAGGATAG GTGCCAGAGTGAATACGATAGTCGCCCCTCCTGGTGGGTACTTCACCAATGAAGACATTGAAAAG GCGTTGTCAAAACACAGGCCGGCGATCTTCTTCCTCGCTCAGGGAGAATCTTCCACCGGGGTCTTGCACCCCTTGGATGGCATCGGACAGCTGTGCCACAA GTACAACTCCCTCTTCCTTGTTGACGCCGTGGCTTCGATTGGGGGAGCCCCCCTCTACATGGACCAGCAAG AGATAGACATCCTGTATACCGGATCCCAAAAGGTCCTAAACGCCCCTCCTGGTACAGCTCCCATTTCCTTCAGTGAGCGGGCATG CCAGAAAGTTTTCAACCGGAAGACCAAGCCTCTGTCATTCTTCTTGGATCTGAGCTGGCTTGCCAACTACTGGGGATGTGATGACAAGCCGTCAAGAAT ATACCACCACACGGGCCCAGTCACTGCATATTATTCCCTCAGAGAGAGTTTGACTGTCCTTTCTGAAGAG GGTCTGGAGAATTCATGGAAAAGACATCAAGACGTGGCAGAGTATTTCCACCAAGGCCTGGAGAGCATGGGTCTCAAGCTATTCGTTAAAGAAAAA AGCACCAGGCTTCCTACAGTGACCACTATTGTGGCCCCTCATGGATATGACTGGAAAGAAATCACAGCCTACATCATGAAAACACATAATCTGGAGATTTCTGGAGGTCTGGGACCATCCGTTGGCTTG GTGCTGCGTGTGGGGCTGATGGGAGGTAACAGCAGCAAGGCCAATGTGGACATGGTGCTGGCAGCCATGAGAGACGCTCTGAAACACTGTCACAAGAGCAAAGTGTGA